A DNA window from Plasmodium reichenowi strain SY57 chromosome Unknown, whole genome shotgun sequence contains the following coding sequences:
- a CDS encoding 60S ribosomal protein L6, putative produces KVAINARKVTVSGKYGTLRRSFRHLPIDIRLNKLKKYIKVVMWFGVPDSLACIRTVCTHLKNMFTGVTKKFLYKMRLVHAHFPINSNIVDNNTRIEIRNYLGEKSVRFVKALPGVVI; encoded by the coding sequence tCAAGGTAGCCATAAATGCAAGAAAGGTAACCGTATCTGGTAAGTACGGAACCTTAAGAAGGAGCTTCAGGCATTTACCAATAGATATTAGATTAAAcaaattaaagaaatatattaaggTAGTTATGTGGTTTGGTGTCCCTGACAGTTTAGCTTGTATTCGTACGGTTTGTAcacatttaaaaaatatgtttacTGGTGTTACCAAAAAGttcttatataaaatgagATTAGTACATGCTCACTTTCCCATCAACTCTAATATTGTAGATAATAACACAAGAATCGAAATTAGAAACTACTTAGGAGAAAAAAGTGTTAGATTTGTTAAAGCCTTGCCAGGAGTTGTTATCG